From Aquila chrysaetos chrysaetos chromosome 3, bAquChr1.4, whole genome shotgun sequence, the proteins below share one genomic window:
- the TAC1 gene encoding protachykinin-1 isoform X2 — protein MRLPLAFAVLLLASARALAEEMGAPDDLSYWSDWSDGDQVKEELPLPLEHFLQRMARRPRPQQFFGLMGKRDAGYGQMSHKRHKTDSFVGLMGKRSLNSGSSEGSIAQNYERRRK, from the exons ATGAGACTCCCGCTGGCTTTCGCCGTGCTACTCCTGGCCTCGGCGCGGGCGCTGGCCGAGGAGATGGGCGCCCCCGACGACCTCAGCTACTGGTCCGACTGGTCCGACGGCGACCAGGTGAAG GAGGAGCTGCCGCTGCCCCTGGAGCACTTCCTGCAGAGGATGGCCCGGAGACCCCGGCCCCAGCAGTTCTTCGGCCTCATGGGCAAGCGGGATGCCg GATATGGCCAGATGTCTCACaaaa ggCATAAAACAGACTCCTTTGTTGGACTTATGGGCAAAAGATCTTTAAATTCTG GATCCTCTGAAGGGAGCATAGCACAGAATTATGAACGGAGGCGTAAATGA
- the TAC1 gene encoding protachykinin-1 isoform X1, with product MRLPDVEAAMRLPLAFAVLLLASARALAEEMGAPDDLSYWSDWSDGDQVKEELPLPLEHFLQRMARRPRPQQFFGLMGKRDAGYGQMSHKRSSEGSIAQNYERRRK from the exons ATGCGCTTGCCT GACGTCGAGGCGGCGATGAGACTCCCGCTGGCTTTCGCCGTGCTACTCCTGGCCTCGGCGCGGGCGCTGGCCGAGGAGATGGGCGCCCCCGACGACCTCAGCTACTGGTCCGACTGGTCCGACGGCGACCAGGTGAAG GAGGAGCTGCCGCTGCCCCTGGAGCACTTCCTGCAGAGGATGGCCCGGAGACCCCGGCCCCAGCAGTTCTTCGGCCTCATGGGCAAGCGGGATGCCg GATATGGCCAGATGTCTCACaaaa GATCCTCTGAAGGGAGCATAGCACAGAATTATGAACGGAGGCGTAAATGA
- the TAC1 gene encoding protachykinin-1 isoform X3 — MRLPLAFAVLLLASARALAEEMGAPDDLSYWSDWSDGDQVKEELPLPLEHFLQRMARRPRPQQFFGLMGKRDAGYGQMSHKRSSEGSIAQNYERRRK, encoded by the exons ATGAGACTCCCGCTGGCTTTCGCCGTGCTACTCCTGGCCTCGGCGCGGGCGCTGGCCGAGGAGATGGGCGCCCCCGACGACCTCAGCTACTGGTCCGACTGGTCCGACGGCGACCAGGTGAAG GAGGAGCTGCCGCTGCCCCTGGAGCACTTCCTGCAGAGGATGGCCCGGAGACCCCGGCCCCAGCAGTTCTTCGGCCTCATGGGCAAGCGGGATGCCg GATATGGCCAGATGTCTCACaaaa GATCCTCTGAAGGGAGCATAGCACAGAATTATGAACGGAGGCGTAAATGA